Proteins from one Pseudomonadota bacterium genomic window:
- a CDS encoding DUF448 domain-containing protein, translating to MKPNVETGASPRAKRGPERTCIACRRPAGKEALLRLARTPDGGIVADWRGNLGGRGAHVCPTRRCIEAAIGGRALDRAFRAAVAYPDASEFVAAARDALTRRLGALLGSAITGRRAAAGADAVKHALELGQAVMLVVASDAAERTEIERNAAQRGVRVRAASDKAALGEMLGKRPVAILAIVDRGMSEAVSATLDRLEALQ from the coding sequence GTGAAACCGAACGTCGAAACCGGCGCCTCGCCCCGCGCGAAACGCGGGCCCGAGCGCACGTGCATCGCGTGCCGCCGACCGGCCGGCAAGGAGGCCCTGCTCAGGCTCGCCCGCACGCCGGACGGCGGGATCGTCGCCGACTGGCGCGGGAACCTGGGCGGCCGCGGCGCGCACGTCTGCCCGACGCGGCGGTGCATCGAGGCGGCGATCGGCGGCCGGGCCCTGGATCGCGCCTTCCGCGCGGCGGTCGCCTACCCGGACGCCTCCGAGTTCGTTGCGGCCGCGCGCGACGCGCTCACGCGCCGGCTCGGCGCGTTGCTGGGCTCCGCGATCACCGGGCGCAGGGCGGCGGCGGGCGCCGACGCGGTCAAGCACGCCCTCGAGCTCGGGCAGGCGGTCATGCTCGTCGTGGCGTCCGACGCCGCGGAGAGAACCGAGATCGAGCGAAACGCCGCGCAGCGCGGCGTCCGTGTGCGCGCCGCCTCCGACAAGGCGGCCCTGGGAGAGATGCTCGGCAAGCGCCCGGTCGCGATCCTCGCGATCGTCGATCGGGGGATGTCGGAAGCGGTGTCGGCTACTTTGGATCGTTTGGAGGCTCTGCAGTAG